The DNA segment ACCACGGCGTGGTGCTGTCTCTTAAATCTGGTAAGAAAATTCGGGCGGACGCGTTCCTGTGGTGTAACGGTCGCACCGGTAACACTGACAAACTGGCGTTGGAAAACATTGGTTTGCAGGCCAATGGCCGCGGCCAACTGTCGGTAGACGACCATTACCGCACCGAGGTAGAGAACATTTATGCCGTCGGAGATGTTATTGGCTGGCCCAGCCTGGCCAGTGCCGCCTATGACCAGGGCCGGTCTGCCTCCTCTGACATTGTCCAAGACGATTACTTCCGCTTTGTGTCGGACGTGCCAACCGGCATTTATACCATTCCAGAAATCAGTTCGGTGGGTAAAACCGAGCGCGAACTGACCGAGGCAAAAGTGCCCTACGAGCTGGGCCAAGCGTTCTTTAAGGATTTGGCTCGGGCGCAGATTACCGGGGAGCCGGTGGGCATGCTGAAAATTCTGTTCCACCGTGAAACCCGTGAAATTTTGGGTATTCACTGTTTTGGTGACCAAGCTGCAGAGATTGTCCACATCGGCCAGGCCATCATGAATCAGAAAGGTGACGCAAACTCGCTCAACTACTTCATCAATACCACGTTCAACTACCCGACCATGGCAGAAGCCTATCGGGTAGCCGCGCTGAACGGACTGAACCGGATTTTCTAGCGGTTTTAGTGAGTGCCCGTCGCCTGCTGATTGCCCGGCGCAGCGACCCCACTGTTGTCGGGCAGAGCCCGCTGGTGACGGGTGCGATTGTCAAAGTAGGTTATGGTGCTGGTCGGGTAGTCGGTAATAATGCTGTCTACCCCCATTTTTTCCAGTTCCAGCATGTCGAAAATACGGTTTACCGTCCACGCCGACACGTGCATACCCTTGCGGTGGGCGTCGTCTACCAGCTCTTTGCTGAGCAACTTCCAGTTAATGCACAGGTATTCCACTTCCAGGCGGCTGGCAATGCTCATGGGCCGAGGAAATTTGCGTTCTGCCACCAGCCCCAACCGAATATTGCGGTTACGCCGGCGAATTTCCTTTAAAAAGTGAATATCGGACGAGGTTACGGCCACTTTGTCATAAAGCCGCCGTGCCTGAATGATTTCCGTTAGCCGGTTGCTGAGCACATTCATGCGCGGGGATTTATCGCTTTTGACTTCCAGCTGCAAGTGTTCAAGGTCGTCAAACTGGTCCAGCAACTGATCCAGGCTGGGAATCCCCACCGGGCTCGGCCAGGAACTGACGTTGCGGCGCGCGTCCATTCGGGTCAGCTCTGCCAGAGTGTATTTGCTAACGTGCCCTTTAAACGTCGTTGTACGATTTACCGTTAAATCGTGTACCAGCACTGGAATGCCGTCTTTAGACAGCACCAAGTCCAGCTCAAAGTGGCGTATGCCCTGGCGGTGGGCATGGACAAAGCCCTCCAGGGTGTTTTCTGGAGCTTCGCCTTTGGCACCGCGGTGTCCGTATACAATCATTTGGCCATTGAATCCTGAACAGTCTGATAAATCGCCTGGCGTTTTTTCCAGGTGTCGTGGCACAGACGGATGTCTTCCAGGTACGCCGGCAATTCGTTCATCAGCAGCGCCTGAGGACCGTCTACCAGAGCTTTCTCTGGCTTTGGGTGGAAATCTACCAATACCATGTTGGCGCCAGCTACAACGCCCTGTGCGGTGGCGTGCATCACTTCCAGAATGCCATCTGGCGCGCGGTCACGGCTGCCCACAGAGTGAGACGGGTCAATACACACCGGCATGCGGGTCAGGCGTTTTACCGTGGGCACGTGGGCGAAATCCACCATGTTGCGGTGGGGCTGGCCCGCTTCGGTTTTCATACCACGTAGACAGAAAATGACGTTGGCATTGCCTTCCGACGCCAAGTATTCCGCCGCGTTCAAAGACTCGTTAAGAGTAATGCCGAAGCCACGCTTGAGCAGCGCCGGGTAAGTGCTCTGGCGACCAATGGCCTTCAGAAGCTCAAAGTTCTGGGTATTGCGAGTACCAATTTGCAGCATGACGCCGGTAGGGCGCCCCAGCTTTTCCAGGCAGGTATCGATTTCTTCAATGTGGCTTTCATGGGTAATCTCCATGGCCACCACCTTGATGCCGTGCTTGCCGGCTTTTTCAAACACCCAGGGCAAGCAGCCTTTGCCGTGGCCTTGAAACGAATAGGGGTTGGTGCGTGGCTTGTACGCACCCATGCGGGTACACACTTCGCCGTGCTGTTCCAGCGCCTGCATCATTTGCTCGACGTGTTCGGGCACATCCACCGCACACAGGCCGGCAAAAATGTTCAGGTTGGACTGGTTGAATTCAACGCCGTTATAGGTAAAGCCGTTTTGACGATTGTCGTCTTTATGGCGTCCCAGAATTCGGTAATCTTCGGAAATGCGGATAGCCCGTTCGACCGCCGGCAGCGCTTCAATGTCTTCCTTATTCAGGCCTTTGGTGTTGCCCAGTAAATATACTTCGGTTAACCGCTGTTTGGCACCCTGGATTTCGTGAACGCGTACTGAAACACCT comes from the Marinobacter psychrophilus genome and includes:
- a CDS encoding glycerophosphodiester phosphodiesterase produces the protein MIVYGHRGAKGEAPENTLEGFVHAHRQGIRHFELDLVLSKDGIPVLVHDLTVNRTTTFKGHVSKYTLAELTRMDARRNVSSWPSPVGIPSLDQLLDQFDDLEHLQLEVKSDKSPRMNVLSNRLTEIIQARRLYDKVAVTSSDIHFLKEIRRRNRNIRLGLVAERKFPRPMSIASRLEVEYLCINWKLLSKELVDDAHRKGMHVSAWTVNRIFDMLELEKMGVDSIITDYPTSTITYFDNRTRHQRALPDNSGVAAPGNQQATGTH
- a CDS encoding 3-deoxy-7-phosphoheptulonate synthase, which translates into the protein MLAILYPDTPMDSDAYRTTLNFLENLPGVSVRVHEIQGAKQRLTEVYLLGNTKGLNKEDIEALPAVERAIRISEDYRILGRHKDDNRQNGFTYNGVEFNQSNLNIFAGLCAVDVPEHVEQMMQALEQHGEVCTRMGAYKPRTNPYSFQGHGKGCLPWVFEKAGKHGIKVVAMEITHESHIEEIDTCLEKLGRPTGVMLQIGTRNTQNFELLKAIGRQSTYPALLKRGFGITLNESLNAAEYLASEGNANVIFCLRGMKTEAGQPHRNMVDFAHVPTVKRLTRMPVCIDPSHSVGSRDRAPDGILEVMHATAQGVVAGANMVLVDFHPKPEKALVDGPQALLMNELPAYLEDIRLCHDTWKKRQAIYQTVQDSMAK